The proteins below come from a single Deinococcus multiflagellatus genomic window:
- a CDS encoding HD-GYP domain-containing protein, giving the protein MTLDARTVLPTALLSALDCLGDDHGWRVAQLCGGVALRLGLDVQVATLAGAVHDVGKLAVPLSVLNKPGPLSPDEQQLMRRHVPEGLAILSALWPAAPATVYQAVAQHHEREGGGGYPNGETRLTALAAVLAAADVYDALQSHRPYRPAHTPAEAYRLTCQEALPQWALAALGEMVGIRVAS; this is encoded by the coding sequence ATGACGCTTGATGCCCGTACCGTGCTGCCCACGGCTCTTCTTTCTGCGCTGGACTGCTTGGGCGATGATCATGGCTGGCGGGTGGCGCAGCTGTGCGGCGGCGTCGCGCTTCGCCTGGGCCTGGACGTGCAGGTGGCCACACTGGCAGGCGCCGTGCACGACGTGGGCAAGTTGGCGGTGCCGCTGAGTGTGCTCAACAAGCCGGGCCCGCTCTCGCCCGACGAGCAGCAGCTGATGCGGCGCCATGTGCCGGAAGGACTGGCGATTCTCTCGGCCCTGTGGCCAGCGGCGCCCGCCACGGTGTATCAAGCGGTGGCGCAGCACCATGAGCGGGAAGGGGGCGGCGGGTACCCGAACGGGGAGACGCGCCTGACGGCCCTGGCGGCCGTGCTGGCCGCCGCCGATGTGTATGACGCCCTGCAGTCGCACCGGCCGTACCGGCCAGCCCACACCCCAGCTGAGGCCTACCGGCTTACCTGCCAGGAAGCGCTGCCCCAGTGGGCGCTGGCCGCGCTGGGCGAAATGGTCGGCATTCGTGTGGCGAGCTGA
- a CDS encoding tyrosine-type recombinase/integrase, with protein MTLAQYQGDLLAQTREWTNLHDDELRRRAVKAAGEKDVGALVSLTTAYLAHQGGSGVLTSSRTIEAYELGARQFLEYATDQAVNLLRPGRHDAQGYINYMLASGRKPAGVQLKVAAAGCLYRALRWAGATDADPFRDAKVPKDRTPGIVKRPPYSEDELADVLDHADVHVKFLLFVTAHAGLRISEALALQWDDVDEAGRRLHVRSGKGRKARLVAMSTSLARAARHYRGMYGPGGPDHSDGKRTTPREHVFRYGHMMTARYHVEKAFQAAGVPFRGFHPGRKYAGTRLLRQIKDFGRVAAHLGHESVDTTRKGYAQLAADDLKDDLAGW; from the coding sequence GTGACTCTCGCTCAATACCAAGGTGACCTCCTCGCGCAAACTCGGGAATGGACGAATCTGCATGACGATGAACTGCGCCGCCGCGCCGTGAAGGCCGCTGGCGAAAAGGATGTCGGCGCCCTGGTGTCCCTCACCACCGCCTACCTGGCCCACCAAGGTGGCAGTGGTGTGCTGACCAGCTCCCGGACCATTGAAGCCTACGAACTTGGCGCCCGGCAGTTTCTCGAGTACGCCACCGATCAGGCGGTGAACCTCCTGCGGCCGGGCCGGCATGACGCCCAGGGCTACATCAACTACATGCTTGCCAGTGGCCGGAAACCAGCAGGGGTGCAGCTCAAGGTCGCGGCGGCCGGGTGCCTGTACCGCGCCCTGCGCTGGGCCGGGGCCACCGACGCCGACCCCTTCAGGGACGCCAAGGTGCCCAAGGACCGCACGCCGGGCATAGTCAAGCGCCCCCCCTACTCCGAAGACGAGCTGGCCGACGTGCTGGATCACGCCGACGTGCACGTGAAGTTCCTGCTCTTCGTCACCGCACATGCCGGGTTGCGCATCAGTGAGGCGCTGGCGCTGCAGTGGGACGACGTGGATGAAGCGGGTCGGCGCCTGCATGTGCGCAGTGGCAAAGGGCGCAAGGCGAGGCTGGTGGCCATGAGCACCAGTCTTGCGCGCGCGGCCCGGCACTACCGGGGGATGTACGGCCCCGGTGGACCGGATCACAGTGACGGCAAGCGCACCACACCTCGCGAGCACGTTTTTCGGTACGGCCACATGATGACCGCCCGCTACCACGTGGAGAAGGCGTTTCAGGCAGCGGGCGTTCCGTTCAGAGGCTTTCACCCGGGGCGGAAGTATGCCGGCACTCGCCTGCTCCGGCAGATCAAGGACTTTGGCCGGGTGGCGGCGCACCTGGGGCATGAAAGTGTCGATACGACGCGAAAAGGCTACGCGCAGCTGGCCGCCGATGACCTCAAGGATGATCTGGCCGGATGGTAG
- a CDS encoding type IV pilus twitching motility protein PilT, with amino-acid sequence MTTETMLNITDHLNDFVEEATQEGISDIAFSPAGHPRARLNGVWKHYKAYHRLTEKDLLTIIANTHQSLNEEAKVRVALSEHQRLNYSTVIANWNFRINVGLSNGMPFLIMRVISREVPTIDDLGLLVQPPKENMSSLEDTLKNIVVSSRGLVIVTGATGSGKSTTLAAMIRHFNDSEEGHIVTIEDPIEFIHRENKSIIHQRLVGPDNDTPTFLDGVEDAMRQAPDIILLGEVRDKETMTAALQAAETGHLVFCTLHTRDAPTTMQRVLGFYGAGEKESVRHQFANSLVAIISQQLVKRTQPDKQGRMRQLIMEVLQPNMGVRSIMRDETKAIQLIRDAQKSSGDLGNVTMDDQLILAAQQGVISNEQAMSRSIMRETVEKGLKDGRVGRTA; translated from the coding sequence ATGACCACTGAAACGATGCTGAACATCACGGATCACCTGAACGATTTCGTCGAGGAAGCCACGCAGGAAGGCATCAGCGACATTGCGTTCTCGCCCGCCGGCCATCCCCGGGCCCGACTCAATGGCGTCTGGAAGCACTACAAGGCCTACCACCGCCTCACCGAAAAAGATCTGCTGACGATTATCGCCAATACCCATCAGTCCTTGAACGAAGAAGCGAAGGTTCGGGTGGCCCTGAGCGAGCACCAGCGCCTGAACTATTCCACCGTGATTGCCAACTGGAATTTCCGCATCAATGTGGGGCTGTCCAACGGCATGCCATTTCTGATCATGCGCGTGATCAGCCGCGAAGTGCCCACCATCGACGATCTGGGCCTGCTGGTCCAACCCCCGAAAGAGAACATGTCGTCGCTGGAAGACACCTTGAAGAACATCGTGGTCAGCAGCCGGGGCCTGGTGATCGTGACCGGTGCGACCGGCAGCGGCAAAAGCACCACCCTGGCCGCGATGATCCGGCACTTCAACGATTCGGAAGAGGGTCACATCGTCACGATTGAAGATCCCATTGAGTTCATCCACCGGGAGAACAAGTCCATCATCCATCAGCGCCTGGTGGGCCCTGACAACGACACACCGACCTTTCTGGACGGCGTGGAGGACGCGATGCGTCAGGCCCCCGACATCATCTTGCTCGGCGAAGTGCGGGACAAAGAGACGATGACGGCCGCGCTGCAGGCCGCCGAAACAGGCCACCTGGTCTTCTGCACCCTGCACACCCGGGACGCCCCGACCACCATGCAGCGCGTGCTGGGCTTTTACGGCGCGGGCGAGAAAGAGAGCGTGCGTCACCAGTTCGCCAATTCCCTGGTGGCCATCATCAGCCAGCAGCTGGTCAAGCGCACGCAGCCCGACAAGCAGGGGCGGATGCGCCAGCTGATCATGGAAGTCCTGCAGCCCAACATGGGCGTGCGGAGCATCATGCGGGACGAGACAAAAGCCATCCAATTGATCCGCGACGCCCAGAAATCCTCGGGCGACCTGGGCAACGTCACAATGGATGACCAGCTGATCCTTGCCGCGCAGCAGGGCGTGATCTCCAACGAACAGGCGATGAGCCGCAGCATCATGCGGGAGACCGTTGAAAAAGGCCTGAAAGATGGCCGCGTGGGCCGCACCGCATGA
- a CDS encoding type II secretion system F family protein: protein MINPPRKPRANVKVRTFRYQGVHRRTGKPRKGMIEAIDQPQALEQLQSRNISVTTIKEHKDVVLLERKPSDNQLGLFFKEISTLLTAETPMPDAVRSAGRSTTNAKLKRSALSMERDLREEGQDLAAAMSQQPLFAEVTVALLETARVTGRDIEVLATLASSHFWRAKIAGDVRKAINKPIFTLALTLIVMYLLSTKVVPQFVTLIENMNVAVPLVTQIVMGMSRVMTSPFFVIIVAAVGIGVPLLYRVLTRSPEGEATRDALLLRLPLVGPLIRNYILALTSRSLADMISSGVPKDMAMELTGRIAGNKLYDAIFQNAARAVVQGHPIADILEDYPALVPTDFAQIVRNGEEKSSLDTMLITLSEIYEKRVDETVQKVNDSIEPILIVVIGSLVGLVMFGVMMPIITIIQSLNT, encoded by the coding sequence ATGATCAATCCACCGCGCAAACCCAGAGCGAACGTCAAAGTCCGCACCTTCCGCTACCAGGGCGTTCACCGCCGCACCGGCAAGCCCCGCAAGGGCATGATCGAGGCCATTGACCAGCCGCAGGCCCTGGAGCAGCTGCAAAGCCGGAACATCTCCGTCACGACGATCAAGGAGCACAAAGACGTGGTGCTGCTGGAGCGCAAGCCCAGCGACAACCAGTTGGGGTTGTTCTTCAAAGAGATTTCGACCCTGCTCACCGCCGAGACGCCGATGCCAGACGCCGTGCGCAGCGCTGGACGCTCCACCACCAATGCCAAACTCAAGCGCAGCGCGCTCTCCATGGAGCGCGATCTGCGCGAGGAGGGGCAGGACCTCGCCGCCGCCATGAGTCAGCAGCCCCTCTTTGCTGAGGTCACGGTGGCGCTTCTGGAAACAGCGCGCGTGACGGGACGGGACATTGAAGTGCTGGCCACCCTGGCCAGCAGCCACTTCTGGCGGGCCAAAATCGCGGGGGATGTCCGCAAGGCCATCAACAAGCCCATCTTTACCCTGGCCCTGACCCTGATCGTGATGTACCTGCTCTCCACGAAGGTGGTGCCTCAGTTCGTCACCCTGATCGAGAACATGAACGTTGCCGTGCCCCTCGTGACCCAGATCGTGATGGGCATGAGCCGGGTGATGACCAGTCCCTTTTTCGTCATCATCGTGGCCGCTGTGGGCATCGGTGTGCCGCTGCTTTACCGTGTGCTGACCCGCTCACCGGAAGGCGAGGCCACGCGCGACGCCCTGCTGCTGCGGCTTCCGCTGGTTGGGCCGCTCATCCGGAATTACATTCTGGCGCTGACCAGCCGGAGTCTGGCCGACATGATCAGTTCCGGCGTGCCCAAGGACATGGCCATGGAGCTCACAGGCCGCATCGCCGGCAACAAACTCTACGACGCCATCTTTCAGAACGCCGCGCGGGCGGTGGTCCAGGGCCATCCCATCGCGGACATTCTCGAAGATTACCCCGCACTTGTGCCGACCGATTTTGCGCAAATTGTTCGCAACGGAGAGGAAAAAAGCAGTCTCGACACCATGCTGATCACGCTCAGTGAAATCTATGAAAAGCGCGTCGACGAGACGGTGCAGAAGGTCAATGACAGCATCGAGCCCATTCTCATTGTCGTGATCGGCTCACTTGTTGGTTTGGTGATGTTCGGCGTCATGATGCCCATCATCACGATCATTCAGTCGCTGAACACGTAA
- a CDS encoding DUF2227 family putative metal-binding protein, producing MMGWQHTALNLSVFAPLAGLGVWAGQDQVVLAVGAGYLIGTLYVTPDLDLPLNDAARRWGPLRFIWVPYHRLSRHRGMSHTYVLGPLIRLLYLAVLMWPLVALFRPEIDTGRAAQVLAGYLASQWLHLLADGYWPVGRRPRRTLAKRTSAP from the coding sequence ATGATGGGTTGGCAGCACACCGCGTTGAATCTGAGTGTCTTTGCGCCTCTGGCGGGCCTGGGCGTGTGGGCCGGCCAGGACCAGGTGGTGCTGGCGGTGGGGGCCGGGTATCTGATCGGCACACTGTACGTGACGCCAGACCTCGATCTGCCGCTGAACGACGCGGCGCGCCGCTGGGGACCGCTGCGCTTTATCTGGGTGCCCTACCACCGCCTGTCTCGGCACCGGGGGATGTCCCACACCTATGTGCTGGGGCCGCTGATTCGGCTGCTGTATCTGGCCGTCCTGATGTGGCCCCTGGTGGCCCTGTTCAGGCCGGAAATCGACACCGGGAGGGCTGCCCAGGTGCTCGCCGGGTATTTGGCGTCCCAGTGGCTTCACCTGCTGGCGGACGGTTATTGGCCGGTGGGGCGCCGGCCCCGCCGCACATTGGCAAAGCGCACCAGCGCCCCTTGA
- a CDS encoding GspE/PulE family protein — translation MLFKAGRITEEQLATAYATSKGVQQVNLRRDPPNPQLKDLLPEKLVLENHVVPYQNGPDGALVCVVATMHTTFLGAKIEDILHRDVTFVVATVSDLNAYIERTYAQHTAFATLQAESDRRTRTRPEAAPEQDTEDSAMSQLFFAVLREAKTNRVSDIHIQPTKTDTRVRLRVDGRLRDFTRIPGNLHDQFTNYLRVRGGVSNARLVKPQDAHMEVEVGGQIFNIRVNILPTVYGPKTVLRLLSSPEQIIPLDELHMTPSNRALLQWGLDHTNGILIISGPTGSGKTNTLYSITRHIDRPDINITTIENPVEIRMDTVTQVQLNPDALNPEMRLGDQEALRAVLRQDPDVILIGEMRDPETVRLGMQAAQTGHFVLATIHTNSAAEIITRLKDMNANPFDIAPSVRLLIAQRLIRCPCPDCSVVQAPPADLFDGTDIPSTTPIRVAGNNPACPRCDGHGHLGRVAIQEILPVRGLVREAIRANAAESAIVALAREHGFRTLYEDALTKLAAGLTTLSEVQTYRHGAQH, via the coding sequence GTGCTGTTCAAAGCTGGCCGGATCACCGAAGAGCAGCTGGCGACAGCCTACGCCACCAGCAAGGGCGTCCAGCAGGTGAATCTTCGGCGTGATCCTCCAAACCCCCAGCTCAAAGATCTCCTGCCTGAAAAACTGGTGCTGGAGAACCACGTCGTGCCGTATCAGAACGGCCCGGACGGCGCGCTGGTGTGCGTCGTGGCCACCATGCACACGACGTTTCTGGGCGCGAAGATTGAAGACATCCTGCACCGCGACGTCACGTTCGTGGTGGCCACCGTCAGCGACCTGAACGCTTACATCGAGCGCACCTACGCCCAGCACACGGCCTTCGCAACCTTGCAGGCGGAGAGTGATCGCCGCACCCGCACCCGTCCGGAAGCCGCGCCCGAGCAGGACACCGAAGACAGCGCGATGTCACAGCTCTTTTTCGCTGTTCTGCGCGAAGCGAAAACCAACCGGGTCAGCGATATTCACATCCAGCCCACCAAAACCGATACGCGCGTGCGGCTGCGCGTGGACGGCCGCCTGAGGGATTTCACCCGAATTCCCGGCAACCTCCACGACCAGTTCACCAACTACCTGCGGGTGCGCGGCGGCGTCAGCAATGCCCGCCTGGTCAAGCCGCAAGACGCCCATATGGAGGTGGAGGTGGGGGGGCAGATCTTCAACATTCGCGTCAACATCCTCCCCACGGTGTACGGCCCGAAAACCGTCTTGCGGCTGCTCAGTTCCCCCGAGCAGATCATTCCGCTCGACGAGCTGCACATGACCCCCTCCAACCGCGCCCTCCTGCAGTGGGGGCTTGACCACACCAACGGCATCCTGATCATCAGTGGGCCCACAGGCAGCGGGAAAACCAACACCCTGTACTCCATCACCCGGCACATCGACCGGCCCGACATCAACATCACCACCATCGAAAACCCCGTCGAAATCCGCATGGACACGGTGACGCAGGTGCAGCTCAATCCCGACGCGCTGAACCCCGAGATGCGCCTGGGGGATCAGGAGGCGCTGCGGGCCGTGCTGCGCCAGGATCCCGACGTCATCCTGATCGGCGAAATGCGGGACCCCGAGACCGTTCGTCTGGGCATGCAGGCGGCCCAAACCGGCCACTTCGTGCTCGCCACCATCCACACCAACAGCGCGGCCGAAATCATCACCCGGCTCAAAGACATGAATGCCAACCCATTCGATATTGCCCCTAGTGTCCGGCTCCTGATTGCGCAGCGCCTCATCCGCTGCCCCTGCCCCGACTGCAGCGTGGTGCAGGCGCCGCCCGCCGACCTCTTCGACGGGACTGACATTCCCAGCACCACCCCCATCCGTGTGGCTGGGAACAACCCGGCGTGTCCGCGGTGTGACGGACACGGTCACCTGGGGCGGGTGGCGATCCAGGAAATTTTGCCGGTGCGTGGTCTTGTGCGGGAGGCCATCCGCGCGAACGCCGCCGAATCCGCCATTGTCGCGCTGGCCCGGGAACATGGCTTCCGCACGCTGTACGAAGACGCCCTGACCAAACTGGCCGCTGGCCTGACCACCCTCTCGGAAGTCCAAACCTACCGGCACGGCGCCCAGCACTGA
- the pilO gene encoding type 4a pilus biogenesis protein PilO has translation MTASTQRLALLALIVLLGGWLTFTQVRHYLSAREALIQAQILQTETQTRADQLPIEEARAKTLATEAQDLNAVLPEREQLGGLLRELRLLAAQHGLRVKGINRQAATSPLPGITAISLAMTLDGTYPGLQAYLDALGALDRAVTVTRGVLSRTADNLDVSLQIVAYARNIPPAPTPAPTTALPPTGAP, from the coding sequence ATGACCGCCAGCACGCAGCGCCTGGCCCTCCTGGCCCTGATTGTCCTGCTGGGCGGCTGGCTCACCTTCACGCAGGTGCGGCACTACCTCAGCGCCCGCGAGGCCCTCATCCAGGCCCAGATCCTCCAGACCGAAACACAAACCCGCGCCGATCAGTTGCCCATTGAAGAAGCCCGCGCCAAAACCCTGGCCACCGAGGCCCAGGACCTGAACGCCGTGTTGCCCGAACGCGAGCAGCTGGGCGGACTCCTGCGAGAACTCCGCTTGCTGGCCGCGCAGCACGGGCTCAGGGTCAAGGGCATCAACCGGCAGGCCGCCACCAGTCCGCTGCCGGGCATCACCGCCATCTCGCTCGCCATGACCCTGGACGGCACCTACCCGGGCCTGCAGGCCTATCTGGACGCGCTGGGCGCCCTGGACCGGGCCGTGACGGTGACCCGGGGCGTCCTGAGCCGCACCGCCGACAACCTGGACGTGAGCCTCCAGATCGTGGCGTACGCCCGCAATATTCCGCCTGCCCCCACCCCTGCGCCGACCACGGCCCTTCCCCCCACAGGAGCCCCATGA
- a CDS encoding secretin N-terminal domain-containing protein, with protein sequence MIKYTLLTAALVAASASALTPLPRTAPFNKNVNLTATSQTSLGTALSTLARGAGLNLVIQDVPAVTVTQSLKGVPTWQAIETLLKVHAPGLDALYDGKFLIIAKSETIRALRNPALQRRVISTPLTTEQLGTLVQLTPGLQAYPFGAGRAVLTGTPQVLDSALALIGQITAQEADPVTEPQERSLATAPLNAETLATTLRNAYPTLTVTPAGTRVVLIGDPAVLDRAAALVTTLIQDAVAAAPAAQVSAAPAPAPVLTTARVTVRLPEATVSRVLQAVSSTLTAKPLDAGAYLLTGTEGEVQRAQAELRAAEQRLSGQAVMTYPVQHGGADLIPTLQRSVPGASFDYVPSTAQLVVQASAADHALVAGLLRQLDQPTAAAAAREVVSVTVMLDVAKATVLAPLLGGGAASTATGSEGAPAASGALRVLADERSNTLILQGPRADVELAQRIIKDLDVELPNVNVRLNVQQVDTSDGRSLGIDWQAGVAGVTVGGGSGGLSVGYDPTKTVPSVNVKLNASEGKNNGKTLLDTSLTAQSGRTGSLLSGGTLMVPKTTTGTDGKTSTSGFDEYNYGLEVRVTPRATRDGRIELTISTIIGEAPTFGASGSISVNKRQVDTVVTLAPKQSVTLGGVITTTELNQRTGVPLLSRIPILGALFSKTTASSGHAVLLLTLSADLAAGTPQVGPVAPGTASLPAPAPAGPARTTTSPGANGTSSSVIVPPGK encoded by the coding sequence ATGATCAAATACACGCTGCTGACCGCCGCCCTTGTTGCCGCTTCCGCGTCTGCCCTGACCCCCCTGCCCCGGACCGCCCCGTTCAACAAGAATGTCAACCTCACCGCCACCAGCCAGACCAGCCTGGGCACCGCCCTGAGCACCCTGGCGCGGGGCGCGGGGCTGAACCTGGTGATTCAGGACGTGCCGGCCGTGACCGTCACGCAGAGCCTGAAGGGCGTGCCGACCTGGCAGGCCATCGAGACCCTGCTCAAGGTGCATGCTCCCGGCCTGGACGCGCTGTATGACGGCAAATTCCTGATCATCGCCAAAAGCGAGACGATTCGGGCCCTGCGCAACCCCGCCCTGCAGCGCCGGGTCATCTCCACGCCCCTGACCACCGAGCAGCTGGGCACGCTGGTGCAGCTGACCCCCGGGCTTCAGGCCTATCCCTTCGGCGCCGGGCGCGCTGTCCTGACCGGCACCCCGCAGGTGCTGGACAGCGCGCTCGCCCTGATCGGGCAGATCACGGCGCAGGAGGCCGACCCGGTCACCGAGCCTCAGGAGCGCAGCCTGGCCACGGCGCCGCTGAATGCCGAGACGCTGGCCACCACCCTGCGCAATGCCTACCCCACCCTGACGGTAACGCCAGCGGGCACGCGCGTCGTGCTGATTGGCGATCCTGCTGTCCTGGACCGCGCCGCCGCCCTCGTAACCACGCTGATTCAGGACGCGGTGGCCGCCGCGCCAGCAGCCCAGGTCAGCGCCGCACCGGCACCGGCGCCGGTGCTCACCACGGCCCGCGTCACGGTGCGGCTGCCCGAAGCCACGGTGAGTCGCGTGTTGCAGGCGGTGAGCAGCACCCTGACGGCCAAGCCACTCGACGCCGGCGCCTACCTCCTCACCGGCACGGAGGGTGAGGTGCAGCGCGCGCAAGCAGAACTGCGGGCGGCAGAGCAGCGCCTGAGTGGCCAGGCCGTCATGACCTACCCGGTTCAGCACGGCGGCGCCGACCTCATTCCCACCCTCCAGCGCAGCGTGCCCGGCGCAAGCTTTGATTACGTGCCCAGCACCGCCCAGCTCGTGGTGCAGGCGTCAGCGGCCGATCACGCCCTTGTGGCGGGCCTGCTGCGGCAACTGGACCAGCCCACCGCTGCGGCGGCCGCCCGCGAAGTGGTGAGCGTGACCGTCATGCTGGACGTGGCCAAAGCGACGGTACTGGCGCCGCTGCTGGGCGGCGGGGCTGCCAGCACCGCCACCGGATCAGAGGGCGCCCCCGCCGCCTCCGGCGCCCTGCGGGTGCTGGCCGACGAACGCAGCAACACCTTGATCCTGCAGGGCCCCCGCGCCGACGTCGAACTGGCGCAGCGCATCATCAAGGACCTGGACGTGGAACTGCCCAACGTCAACGTGCGGCTGAACGTGCAGCAGGTGGACACCAGCGACGGCCGCTCGCTGGGCATCGACTGGCAGGCAGGCGTCGCGGGCGTCACGGTGGGCGGGGGCAGCGGCGGCCTGAGCGTGGGCTACGACCCCACCAAGACCGTGCCGTCCGTCAACGTGAAACTCAATGCCAGTGAAGGCAAGAACAACGGCAAAACCCTGCTGGACACCAGCCTGACCGCCCAGAGCGGCCGCACCGGGAGCCTGCTGAGCGGGGGCACGCTGATGGTGCCCAAAACCACGACCGGTACCGATGGCAAGACCAGCACCTCCGGCTTTGACGAGTACAACTACGGTCTCGAAGTCCGGGTCACCCCCCGCGCCACCCGGGACGGCCGCATCGAACTGACGATTTCCACCATCATCGGTGAAGCGCCCACGTTTGGCGCCAGCGGCTCCATCAGCGTCAACAAGCGCCAGGTGGACACCGTGGTCACCCTGGCCCCCAAACAGAGCGTCACGCTGGGCGGCGTCATCACCACCACCGAACTCAACCAGCGCACCGGTGTTCCGCTGCTGAGCCGCATTCCCATCCTGGGCGCTTTGTTCTCAAAAACCACGGCCTCCTCAGGCCACGCGGTGCTGCTGTTGACCCTGAGCGCGGATCTCGCCGCAGGCACGCCCCAGGTGGGCCCAGTGGCCCCCGGCACCGCCAGCCTGCCCGCCCCGGCCCCGGCCGGGCCTGCGCGCACCACCACCTCCCCAGGCGCCAACGGCACGAGCAGCAGCGTCATCGTGCCCCCGGGTAAATAG